A genomic window from Chaetodon auriga isolate fChaAug3 chromosome 13, fChaAug3.hap1, whole genome shotgun sequence includes:
- the LOC143330708 gene encoding tubulin alpha chain-like, producing the protein MPTDKTIGGGDDSFNTFFSETGAGKHVPRAIFVDLEPTVIDEVRTGTYRQLFHPEQLITGKEDAANNYARGHYTIGKEIIDLVLDRTRKLADQCTGLQGFLIFHSFGGGTGSGFTSLLMERLSVDYGKKSKLEFAIYPAPQVSTAVVEPYNSILTTHTTLEHSDCAFMVDNEAIYDICRRNLDIERPTYTNLNRLIGQIVSSITASLRFDGALNVDLTEFQTNLVPYPRIHFPLATYAPVISAEKAYHEQLSVADITNTCFEPANQMVKCDPRHGKYMACCLLYRGDVVPKDVNSAIAAIKTKRTIQFVDWCPTGFKVGINYQPPTVVPGGDLAKVQRAVCMLSNTTAIAEAWARLDHKFDLMYAKRAFVHWYVGEGMEEGEFSEAREDMAALEKDYEEVGTDNIEEEDEGEEY; encoded by the exons ATGCCCACTGACAAGACAATTGGAGGAGGAGATGACTCCTTCAACACCTTCTTCAGCGAAACAGGGGCAGGGAAGCATGTTCCCAGAGCCATCTTTGTCGACCTGGAACCCACTGTCATTG ATGAGGTGCGAACAGGAACTTACCGGCAGCTGTTCCACCCTGAGCAGCTGATCACAGGAAAGGAGGATGCTGCCAACAACTACGCCCGAGGACATTACACCATCGGCAAGGAGATCATTGATCTGGTTCTGGACAGGACTCGTAAACTG GCTGATCAGTGCACTGGCCTGCAGGGATTCCTCATCTTCCACTCCTTTGGTGGAGGCACTGGCTCTGGTTTCACCTCCCTGCTGATGGAGAGACTCTCTGTTGACTATGGTAAAAAGTCTAAGCTTGAGTTTGCGATCTACCCAGCCCCCCAGGTCTCCACAGCAGTGGTGGAGCCTTACAACTCCATCCTGACCACCCACACCACCCTGGAGCACTCTGACTgtgccttcatggtggacaatGAGGCCATTTATGACATCTGCCGCAGAAACCTCGATATCGAGAGGCCAACTTACACCAATTTGAACAGGCTGATTGGACAGATAGTCTCATCCATCACAGCCTCACTTCGCTTTGATGGAGCCCTGAATGTCGACCTGACGGAGTTCCAGACCAACTTGGTGCCCTACCCTCGTATCCACTTCCCTCTGGCCACATATGCTCCAGTCATCTCTGCTGAGAAAGCCTACCATGAGCAGCTGTCCGTTGCTGACATCACCAACACCTGCTTtgagccagccaatcagatggtgAAGTGTGATCCTCGTCACGGTAAATACAtggcctgctgtctgctgtatCGCGGTGATGTGGTGCCCAAAGATGTCAACTCTGCCATCGCAGCCATCAAAACCAAACGCACCATCCagtttgtggactggtgcccCACAGGCTTCAAGGTGGGCATCAACTACCAGCCTCCAACGGTGGTTCCTGGAGGAGACCTGGCCAAGGTGCAGAGGGCTGTGTGCATGCTGAGCAACACCACAGCCATCGCTGAGGCCTGGGCCCGTCTCGACCACAAGTTCGACCTCATGTATGCCAAGAGAGCCTTTGTCCACTGGTATGTTGGGGAGGgcatggaggagggagagttctCTGAGGCCAGAGAAGACATGGCTGCCCTGGAGAAGGATTATGAAGAGGTTGGTACTGACAAcatagaggaagaggatgaaggagaggaaTACTAA
- the pofut2 gene encoding GDP-fucose protein O-fucosyltransferase 2: MAHRPTHATLPVVFIAAIDSLSSLFLSVFVAFTVFQTVNTDNVFSASHTATVSIAAARDLRYLLYDVNPPEGFNLRRDVYIRMASLVKTLRKEGDDWVLVLPPWGRLYHWQSPNIHQIRIPWGEFFSLTSLQANVPVIEYEEFIAENGGPFIDQVLVLQNYAEGWTDGKWEEKVDERPCIEKLMYSKDKQGYYRGWFWGYEETRARNVTCISAQGHASIMAPVLQKNITVTSVMLDRAETLLHDHYAGKDYWDTRRSMVFSKHLRLIGDEFRAKYLNSTDDRDQTIYSEDWTRMKAKLGSAKGGPYLGVHLRRKDFIWGHREDVPSLKGAVKKMRSLMKKHKLDSVFVATDADGEELKELKRLLPEMVRFEPSTEDLELLKDGGVAVIDQWICAHARFFIGTSVSTFSFRIHEEREILGFDPKTTYNRFCGDTEKECEQPTHWKIVY, encoded by the exons ATGGCGCACAGACCAACGCATGCTACGTTACCAGTGGTATTTATTGCGGCTATCGATTCTCTTTCTTCATTGTTTCTATCTGTTTTCGTCGCTTTTACGGTATTTCAAACAGTAAACACTGACAATGTGTTCAGTGCAAGTCACACGGCTACCGTATCTATCGCTGCCGCCAGAGATTTACG GTACCTTTTGTATGATGTGAACCCCCCAGAGGGTTTCAATCTGCGGAGAGATGTCTATATCCGCATGGCCTCCCTGGTGAAGACTTTGAGGAAGGAGGGGGATGACTGGGTATTGGTGCTTCCCCCATGGGGTCGCCTCTACCACTGGCAGAGCCCCAACATCCACCAAATCCGCATCCCCTGGGGAGAGTTCTTCAGCCTCACTAGCCTGCAGGCCAATGTGCCCGTCATTGAGTATGAGGAATTCATCGCTG AGAATGGAGGTCCATTCATAGACCAGGTTCTGGTACTGCAAAACTACGCTGAGGGATGGACTGATGGGAAATGGGAGGAAAAAGTGGATGAGCGGCCGTGCATTGAGAAGTTGATGTACTCCAAAGATAAACAGGGGTACTACAG GGGCTGGTTTTGGGGCTACGAGGAGACGAGAGCTCGAAATGTAACATGTATATCAGCCCAAGGCCACGCCTCCATCATGGCCCCGGTTCttcagaaaaacatcacagtgaC ATCAGTTATGCTTGACCGAGCAGAGACACTCCTCCATGATCACTATGCTGGGAAGGATTACTGGGAT ACCCGACGCAGTATGGTTTTCTCCAAGCACCTACGACTCATTGGAGATGAGTTCAGAGCAAAGTACCTGAACTCTACAGATGACCGAGACCAAACCATTTACAGCGAGGACTGGACTCGCATGAAA GCCAAGCTGGGCTCAGCTAAAGGTGGTCCATATCTGGGGGTCCACCTGCGCAGGAAGGACTTTATCTGGGGTCACAGAGAGGACGTACCCAGCCTTAAAGGGGCCGTCAAAAAAATGCGCAGCTTGATGAAGAAGCACAAActggacagtgtgtttgttgcgACAGATGCAGATGGGGAAG AACTGAAGGAGCTGAAAAGGTTGTTGCCAGAAATGGTGCGTTTTGAGCCGTCCACAGAGGACCTGGAGCTCCTTAAAGATGGAGGGGTGGCCGTCATTGACCAGTGGATATGTGCCCATGCGAG attctTCATAGGAACATCAGTGTCCACCTTCTCCTTCCGGATCCATGAAGAGAGGGAGATCCTGGGGTTTGACCCCAAAACTACGTACAATCGTTTCTGTGgggacacagagaaagaatgTGAACAGCCCACACACTGGAAAATTGTGTATTGA
- the LOC143330454 gene encoding trans-1,2-dihydrobenzene-1,2-diol dehydrogenase-like — MATRWGICSAGKISHDFCVALRTLTPEDHQIVAVAARDLQHAEEFAKKHNIPRAYGSYDELARDPDIDVVYIGIIHPYHLSTGKLFMTSKKNVLVEKPLAMNSREVQELIAAAQENNVFLMEAIWTRFFPLSLEVRRLLGLGEVGDVQMVRADLGAPLTHIPRLAEKKMGGGALLDLGIYCLQFVLMVFNGEKPESIQATGHCIDTGVDGTAVLVLKFSGNRLAVCTCSITMMLTCDAVITGTKGTIKIPHHMWCPTTLEVNGKEMQFPLPEAGMALNFTNSTGLRYEAEEVRNCLLKGLKESPGMPWAHSTLLAEVIDEARRQMGVTYDQDNIC, encoded by the exons ATGGCGACACGCTGGGGAATATGCAGCGCAGGTAAAATAAGTCATGACTTCTGTGTTGCTTTGCGGACCCTGACCCCTGAAGACCACCAG ATAGTGGCTGTTGCAGCGAGGGACTTGCAGCATGCTGAAGAATTtgccaaaaaacacaacatcccTCGAGCATATGGAAGCTATGATGAGTTGGCAAGAGATCCAGACATCG ATGTGGTGTACATTGGCATCATCCATCCTTACCACCTGAGTACTGGCAAGCTCTTTATGACATCCAAGAAGAATGTGCTGGTTGAGAAGCCCCTGGCCATGAATTCAAGGGAGGTGCAGGAACTCATCGCTGCAGCCCAAGAGAACAATGTGTTTCTCATGGAG GCAATTTGGACGCGCTTCTTTCCCCTATCTCTTGAAGTGAGGAGACTGCTGGGCCTGGGTGAAGTGGGTGACGTTCAGATGGTGAGGGCTGATCTGGGGGCTCCACTCACCCACATCCCTCGCTTGGCTGAGAAGAAGATGGGAGGGGGCGCACTGCTGGACCTGGGCATCTACTGTCTGCAGTTTGTCCTCATGGTTTTTAATGGCGAGAAGCCAGAGTCCATCCAAGCCACAGGGCATTGCATAGACACAG GTGTCGATGGAACAGCAGTTTTGGTCTTGAAGTTCTCTGGAAACAGACTGGCAGTTTGCACGTGTTCAATCACCATGATGCTGACCTGTGATGCCGTTATCACTGGGACCAAAGGCACCATTAAG aTACCCCATCATATGTGGTGCCCTACGACGTTGGAGGTGAATGGGAAGGAGATGCAGTTCCCCCTGCCAGAGGCTGGTATGGCGCTAAACTTCACTAACAGCACAGGTCTGCGATACGAAGCTGAGGAGGTCCGCAACTGTTTGCTGAAAG GACTGAAAGAGAGTCCAGGGATGCCATGGGCTCACTCTACCCTGTTAGCAGAAGTTATAGATGAGGCCAGAAGACAAATGGGAGTGACATACGACCAGGACAACATCTGTTAA
- the LOC143330683 gene encoding tubulin alpha chain-like, with translation MRECISVHVGQAGVQMGNTCWELYCLEHGIQPDGQMPSRKPVGGHDDSFTTFFSETGAGKYVPRAIFVDLEPTVIDEVRTGTYRQLFHPEQLISGKEDAANNYARGHYTIGKEIIDSVLDRIRKLADQCTGLQGFLVFHSFGGGTGSGFTSLLMERLSVDFGKKSKLEFAIYPAPQVSTAVVEPYNSILTTHTTLEHSDCAFMVDNEAIYDICRRNLDIERPSYTNLNRLISQIVSSITASLRFDGALNVDLTEFQTNLVPYPRIHFPLATYAPVISAEKAYHEQLSVAEITNACFEPANQMVKCDPRHGKYMACCLLYRGDVVPKDVNVAIAAIKTKRTIQFVDWCPTGFKVGINYQPPTVVPGGDLAKVQRAVCMLSNTTAIAEAWARLDHKFDLMYAKRAFVHWYVGEGMEEGEFSEAREDMAALEKDYEEVGIDSFEEDEEGEEY, from the exons ATG CGTGAGTGCATCTCTGTCCATGTAGGCCAGGCTGGTGTCCAGATGGGGAACACCTGCTGGGAGCTCTACTGTCTGGAACACGGCATCCAGCCGGACGGCCAGATGCCCAGCCGCAAGCCTGTAGGAGGTCACGACGACTCCTTCACCACCTTCTTCAGTGAGACTGGGGCTGGGAAGTACGTCCCCAGAGCGATCTTTGTTGACCTGGAACCCACTGTCATTG ATGAGGTGCGCACAGGAACCTACCGTCAACTCTTTCACCCTGAGCAGCTGATCTCAGGAAAGGAAGATGCAGCCAACAACTACGCCCGTGGGCACTACACCATCGGCAAAGAGATCATTGACTCTGTCCTAGACAGAATCCGCAAACTG gCTGATCAGTGCACAGGTCTCCAAGGCTTCCTTGTCTTCCACTCCTTTGGTGGAGGCACTGGCTCAGGTTTCACCTCCCTGCTGATGGAGAGACTCTCTGTTGATTTTGGTAAAAAGTCTAAGCTTGAGTTTGCGATCTACCCAGCCCCCCAGGTCTCAACAGCAGTGGTGGAGCCTTACAACTCCATCCTGACCACCCACACCACCCTGGAGCACTCTGACTgtgccttcatggtggacaatGAGGCCATTTATGACATCTGCCGCAGGAACCTCGATATTGAGCGCCCATCGTACACTAACCTGAACCGCCTCATCAGCCAGATAGTCTCATCCATCACAGCCTCGCTTCGCTTTGATGGAGCCCTGAATGTCGACCTGACGGAGTTCCAGACCAACTTGGTGCCCTACCCTCGTATCCACTTCCCTCTGGCCACATATGCTCCAGTCATCTCTGCTGAGAAAGCCTACCATGAGCAGCTGTCTGTCGCTGAGATCACAAATGCCTGCTTtgagccagccaatcagatggtgAAGTGTGATCCTCGTCATGGTAAATACAtggcctgctgtctgctgtacCGTGGTGATGTGGTGCCCAAAGATGTGAATGTGGCCATCGCAGCCATCAAAACCAAACGCACCATCCAGTTTGTGGATTGGTGCCCCACAGGCTTCAAGGTGGGCATCAACTACCAGCCTCCAACGGTGGTTCCTGGAGGAGACCTGGCCAAGGTGCAGAGGGCTGTGTGCATGCTGAGCAACACCACAGCCATCGCTGAGGCCTGGGCCCGTCTCGACCACAAGTTCGACCTCATGTATGCCAAGAGAGCCTTTGTCCACTGGTATGTTGGGGAGGgcatggaggagggagagttctCTGAGGCCAGAGAAGACATGGCTGCCCTGGAGAAGGATTATGAAGAAGTTGGGATCGACTCatttgaggaggatgaggaaggagaggaataTTAG